A genomic segment from Crassostrea angulata isolate pt1a10 unplaced genomic scaffold, ASM2561291v2 HiC_scaffold_102, whole genome shotgun sequence encodes:
- the LOC128169152 gene encoding uncharacterized protein LOC128169152, which yields MSGLKIFTILLAISLVEAKLVARGHAYCHFSICNNGTCIQTADYFRCLCPPESVGDYCQYKACNLDNVCMNSGTCQGGRCVCPEPYNGDKCEYKIYRKTWDTDNENDFHVYGQISIQTTGQENTPHHGQVGKGEGFILTLYDIAYKYLGFDYCVRFLYNIALDDKISVHPAIFDVYQRRKEIVPFQNRMVANSSAFIRDGHWHEAKFNVHGWEQADLIIYAASANTSYIAIDQVKVMRTDCANIGI from the exons ATGTCTGGACTTAAG ATTTTCACAATTCTTCTGGCCATCTCTCTAGTGGAAGCTAAACTAG TTGCACGAGGACATGCCTACTGTCATTTCTCAATTTGTAACAATGGAACATGTATCCAAACCGCCGACTACTTCCGCTGCCTATGTCCCCCGGAATCTGTCGGGGACTATTGTCAGTACAAGGCCTGTAACCTGGACAATGTCTGCATGAACAGCGGGACGTGCCAGGGCGGACGGTGCGTGTGTCCGGAGCCTTACAACGGCGATAAATGTGAAT ATAAAATATACCGCAAGACTTGGGACACTGACAATGAAAATGATTTCCATGTATATGGACAGATTAGCATTCAAACG ACAGGACAAGAGAACACTCCTCACCACGGGCAAGTCGGCAAAGGCGAAGGATTCATACTCACCCTATACGACATAGCATACAAGTATTTAG GGTTTGACTATTGTGTGAGATTTCTATACAACATCGCTCTCGATGATAAGATTAGTGTGCATCCCGCCATTTTTGACGTTTACCAGAGGCGTAAAGAAATCGTACCCTTCCAAAATAGGATGGTTGCCAACAGCAGCGCTTTCATCAGGGACGGTCATTGGCATGAAGCCAAATTCAACGTGCACGGCTGGGAGCAGGCGGACTTG ATAATATACGCAGCGTCGGCAAACACCTCGTACATCGCTATAGATCAAGTCAAAGTGATGAGAACAGACTGTGCCAATATTGGAATCTAA